The Exiguobacterium acetylicum genome includes a window with the following:
- a CDS encoding LysR family transcriptional regulator has product MQVSEMEMLITLSEELNMRRAAERLFVSQPALSQRLVAIERRWGTKLFIRSSRGLSITPQGEKVIGLAKEMNRKELELKSELTAEEGAVYGTLRIAVASIMGQYWLPRVLKRFVERYPHVRVQLVTGWSSEMMRHMLEEHFHIGIIRGNPDWKGVKERLFSDPLYLVDSELTSIEQLRVTDRPFIQFKSDSTYYQEILEWWQDRFASPPSRTLVVDQIETCKQMALHGIGFAILPESTIQHSNEVMQLPLKTSSGKVLKRDTWILSTESMLELKQVQAFWDIVKEEGGSQSDGIRH; this is encoded by the coding sequence TTGCAAGTGTCGGAAATGGAAATGTTGATCACCTTATCGGAAGAATTGAATATGAGGCGCGCTGCTGAACGATTATTCGTCTCGCAACCTGCGCTTAGTCAACGTCTCGTTGCGATTGAAAGACGCTGGGGAACAAAATTATTCATTCGTTCATCACGTGGCTTAAGCATCACACCGCAAGGAGAAAAAGTGATTGGCCTCGCAAAAGAGATGAATCGGAAGGAACTTGAGTTAAAAAGTGAATTGACAGCAGAAGAGGGTGCCGTTTATGGGACGCTTCGGATTGCCGTCGCTTCCATCATGGGGCAATATTGGCTCCCGCGTGTCTTGAAACGATTCGTTGAGCGTTATCCGCATGTCCGTGTTCAGCTTGTCACGGGATGGTCCAGTGAGATGATGCGTCATATGTTAGAAGAACATTTTCATATCGGGATCATTCGTGGAAACCCGGACTGGAAAGGTGTCAAAGAGCGCCTATTCTCAGATCCGCTTTATCTCGTCGATAGTGAGTTGACGTCAATCGAGCAGTTGCGCGTAACGGATCGACCATTCATCCAGTTCAAGAGTGATTCGACCTACTATCAAGAAATTTTAGAATGGTGGCAAGATCGCTTCGCAAGTCCACCATCTCGGACACTTGTCGTCGATCAAATCGAGACATGCAAACAGATGGCGCTACATGGAATCGGTTTTGCAATCCTGCCCGAGTCGACGATCCAGCACTCGAATGAAGTCATGCAACTTCCGTTAAAGACCTCATCCGGAAAAGTATTGAAGCGAGATACATGGATTTTGTCTACGGAATCGATGCTTGAATTAAAACAAGTCCAAGCATTTTGGGACATCGTAAAAGAAGAAGGAGGAAGTCAGTCAGATGGAATACGCCATTGA
- a CDS encoding disulfide bond formation protein B yields MTRYHFMFIISTIATLGSLYFSEIRGFIPCPLCWWQRLFMYTTAFYLLISLFRSKTIDPLFVRLYVLAGFGVALYHVILERLPDGEALCTSGCLIKWVNYFGFLTIPMMSLIAFTLLLILAFYPKRSNDEA; encoded by the coding sequence ATGACACGCTATCATTTTATGTTCATCATCTCAACGATTGCAACGCTTGGCAGTCTCTATTTCAGCGAAATTCGTGGATTCATTCCGTGCCCACTTTGTTGGTGGCAACGGCTATTCATGTATACGACAGCTTTTTATTTGCTTATCTCGCTGTTCCGATCGAAAACGATTGATCCTCTATTCGTTCGCCTTTACGTGCTAGCCGGTTTTGGCGTCGCCTTATACCATGTCATCCTTGAGCGTTTACCAGATGGCGAAGCATTATGTACGAGCGGATGCCTCATCAAATGGGTCAACTACTTTGGTTTCTTGACGATCCCGATGATGAGTCTCATCGCCTTTACGTTACTCTTGATTCTAGCGTTCTATCCAAAACGTTCGAACGACGAAGCGTAA
- a CDS encoding FAD-dependent oxidoreductase, translating to MTIGIIGGGLSGLTAAALFAKQGEAVMLFDAGLLGGRATSQTVKGFTFNYGAHAIYGRDQSVLRKLTKQLGIEVTWLDFSASRAKYEFSGHLTAVPANAWGLLKTEVIEGTNKVRFTWEIIKTILRVERGDPQQSIGQWLKIEQVDEQVAQLMLDLASTNFFTAEPEKIPSDVYFEYYQKLFRTRKPVSYIEGGWQGLVQELERIILENRGAILKKTKITAVESTKTGFLIRDRKKQEWTAERIIFAIPPREILKMATPPAIQQFVTPYASHEPVEVFVYDLGLQPFIQTPYSYIYDRSHRAFITDLSHYDASLAPKDGQVLQAIAYLEHDRLEDPDYIEHVRSGIEQMLDLHFTDWRKRIVAERTIKRAVVQEIKWKMGQTPLSTQLPDYADVAFVGDWCEGTGQLSELAFSSAVSVFNRWA from the coding sequence ATGACGATTGGTATCATAGGTGGGGGATTATCCGGGTTGACTGCAGCAGCATTATTCGCAAAACAAGGGGAAGCGGTCATGCTCTTTGATGCTGGATTACTCGGAGGGCGTGCTACTTCTCAAACCGTAAAAGGATTTACATTTAATTATGGCGCGCATGCCATATACGGACGAGATCAATCCGTTCTTCGGAAATTAACGAAACAACTCGGGATCGAAGTGACATGGCTTGATTTTTCGGCGAGTCGTGCGAAATATGAGTTTTCAGGTCATTTGACGGCTGTACCTGCGAATGCTTGGGGATTGCTAAAAACGGAGGTTATTGAAGGAACAAACAAGGTCCGATTTACATGGGAAATCATCAAAACAATTTTACGGGTGGAACGAGGTGATCCGCAACAATCAATCGGACAATGGTTAAAAATAGAACAAGTCGATGAACAAGTCGCACAGCTGATGCTTGATTTGGCATCGACGAATTTTTTTACAGCGGAACCGGAGAAGATTCCTTCAGACGTCTACTTTGAGTATTATCAAAAACTTTTTCGAACGCGTAAGCCTGTTTCTTATATTGAGGGAGGGTGGCAAGGATTAGTGCAGGAGCTAGAACGGATCATCCTAGAAAATCGTGGAGCAATCCTAAAAAAAACAAAAATAACAGCAGTTGAATCGACCAAGACAGGTTTTCTGATTCGCGATCGAAAAAAACAGGAATGGACTGCCGAACGAATCATCTTTGCCATACCGCCACGCGAGATCTTAAAAATGGCGACGCCGCCTGCCATTCAACAATTTGTTACACCGTATGCGAGTCATGAACCGGTAGAAGTATTCGTCTATGATCTTGGGCTACAGCCTTTTATCCAAACACCTTATTCCTATATCTATGATCGGTCGCATCGTGCTTTCATCACGGATTTATCGCATTATGATGCAAGTCTTGCACCGAAAGATGGTCAAGTGCTTCAAGCAATCGCATATCTCGAGCACGATCGGTTAGAAGATCCGGATTACATTGAACATGTTCGATCGGGAATCGAACAGATGCTAGATCTTCATTTTACGGATTGGCGTAAGCGTATTGTCGCCGAACGAACAATCAAACGGGCAGTCGTTCAAGAAATCAAATGGAAGATGGGACAAACTCCTCTTTCGACGCAACTTCCTGATTATGCGGACGTTGCATTTGTCGGGGACTGGTGCGAAGGGACGGGGCAACTCTCAGAGTTAGCGTTCTCAAGTGCTGTGAGCGTCTTCAATCGGTGGGCATGA
- the nadE gene encoding ammonia-dependent NAD(+) synthetase has protein sequence MQQEIIQVTGVKPVIDPAQEVSERVSFLKAYLKHTGAKGFVLGISGGQDSSLAGRLCQLAVEELRKEEGKDVAFYAVRLPYGEQQDEADAQTALTFIQPDHSLRVNIKPAVEASMQAFKEATGAELSDFSKGNTKARERMKSQYDLAAHYGCLVVGTDHAAEFVTGFYTKHGDGACDLTPLTGLNKRQGKQLLRYLNAPEVLIEKIPTADLEENRPALPDEVALGMTYEEIDDYLEGKTISATSQEKLETQYKRVGHKHHMPVSPLDNWWKA, from the coding sequence ATGCAACAAGAAATCATTCAAGTAACAGGCGTAAAACCTGTCATTGACCCAGCGCAAGAAGTAAGTGAACGTGTATCGTTCTTAAAGGCATACTTAAAACATACAGGGGCTAAAGGATTTGTCTTAGGTATCTCTGGCGGACAAGATTCATCGCTTGCGGGGCGTCTATGCCAACTAGCGGTTGAAGAGCTACGAAAAGAAGAAGGGAAAGATGTCGCATTTTACGCAGTCCGCTTACCTTACGGAGAACAGCAGGATGAAGCAGATGCGCAAACAGCATTGACGTTCATTCAACCGGATCATTCACTTCGTGTAAATATCAAACCAGCGGTCGAAGCATCGATGCAGGCGTTCAAAGAAGCAACAGGCGCAGAACTTTCCGATTTTAGTAAAGGAAATACGAAAGCGCGTGAACGAATGAAAAGTCAGTATGATTTAGCCGCGCATTATGGATGTCTCGTCGTTGGAACGGATCATGCAGCAGAATTCGTGACAGGATTCTATACGAAACATGGTGATGGAGCTTGTGATTTAACGCCATTAACAGGTTTGAATAAACGCCAAGGAAAACAACTTTTACGTTATCTAAATGCACCAGAGGTTTTGATTGAAAAAATTCCGACGGCAGACCTTGAAGAAAACCGTCCAGCATTACCAGACGAAGTAGCGCTCGGTATGACCTACGAAGAAATTGATGATTACTTGGAAGGTAAAACGATTTCAGCAACTAGCCAAGAAAAGTTAGAAACGCAGTATAAACGTGTTGGGCATAAGCATCATATGCCAGTCTCGCCTCTCGATAACTGGTGGAAAGCATAA
- a CDS encoding BsuPI-related putative proteinase inhibitor, producing the protein MKRLFFVLLLLTVCLAGCQEKKQQATKTMNEPIQIAVKMTEQDDMIQLDISLTNPNDHSVNVTYPSSQRFQAQLIDAKQHVKYDFEKEQVFTQAIEKDTFTKGEIKRYTVEVPIRDAGDSTEVRVSTIRQFKGANEKQTNDRQMLDSK; encoded by the coding sequence ATGAAACGTCTCTTTTTCGTTCTGCTTCTTCTTACTGTCTGTCTAGCAGGTTGTCAAGAAAAGAAACAACAGGCAACTAAAACGATGAACGAACCGATTCAGATAGCAGTCAAGATGACAGAACAGGACGATATGATTCAACTAGATATTTCGTTAACGAATCCGAATGATCACAGTGTAAACGTAACGTATCCATCCTCACAACGTTTTCAGGCTCAATTAATTGATGCTAAACAACACGTAAAGTATGATTTTGAGAAAGAGCAAGTATTCACACAAGCCATCGAAAAGGATACGTTTACGAAAGGTGAAATCAAACGCTACACCGTTGAGGTACCGATTCGCGATGCAGGCGATAGTACAGAAGTACGTGTCTCAACCATTCGTCAGTTCAAGGGAGCAAATGAAAAACAAACGAACGATCGACAAATGCTTGATTCAAAGTGA
- a CDS encoding conserved virulence factor C family protein yields MKIVAIEPTPSPNNMKVIVDEKFSEKGQTFEHAFGAPEHIQRLLEIPGVKFVYQVSDFLSIERYPKYDWRSLVIEIRRAFGETLNDVEQHETDAEYEPVHLFVQFILGVPMQIKGVKGLEEKREGLSERFREAALFVQPFVQNVISDRRWVEQAPRYGDLDESLREVANEIEIAYPIERLERLKSLAAGEDITFSGQAIQSSDWKERFAALDELPVEMEWVPAYARLLQDEKMQIRRQAIVKLGMFEEHREELLEYLTSALHDPSGIVRRTAGDTISDWAMPEAEPMMMEALADKNKLVRWRAARFLFDVGTEQSVPRLREASRDREYEVALQAELALTRIESGEEALGTVWQQMNRMIDEGS; encoded by the coding sequence ATGAAAATCGTAGCGATTGAGCCAACACCAAGTCCAAATAACATGAAAGTCATCGTCGATGAAAAGTTCTCAGAAAAAGGACAGACGTTTGAGCATGCATTTGGCGCACCAGAACATATACAGCGACTGCTGGAAATCCCAGGTGTTAAGTTCGTCTATCAAGTGAGTGACTTTTTGTCGATCGAACGTTATCCGAAATATGATTGGCGTTCACTTGTCATCGAGATCCGACGCGCATTTGGAGAAACCTTAAATGATGTAGAGCAGCACGAGACGGATGCTGAGTATGAACCTGTCCATCTATTCGTTCAGTTCATTTTAGGCGTACCGATGCAAATCAAAGGTGTGAAGGGATTAGAAGAAAAACGAGAAGGATTGTCGGAACGTTTCCGAGAAGCGGCGTTATTCGTCCAACCATTCGTCCAAAACGTCATCAGTGATCGACGCTGGGTGGAACAAGCTCCTCGATACGGCGACCTTGATGAGAGTTTGCGCGAGGTAGCAAATGAAATTGAAATCGCGTATCCGATTGAACGTTTGGAGCGTCTTAAGTCGCTCGCAGCAGGTGAAGATATTACGTTCAGTGGGCAAGCGATTCAGTCATCCGATTGGAAAGAACGATTTGCGGCACTTGATGAACTACCTGTTGAGATGGAATGGGTTCCGGCATATGCCCGTTTATTACAGGATGAGAAGATGCAGATTCGTCGTCAAGCGATTGTGAAGCTTGGAATGTTCGAAGAGCACCGGGAAGAACTGTTAGAGTATTTGACAAGTGCGCTGCACGATCCGTCGGGTATTGTTCGCCGGACAGCAGGTGATACGATTTCGGACTGGGCGATGCCCGAAGCTGAACCGATGATGATGGAAGCGTTGGCGGATAAAAATAAATTAGTCCGCTGGCGTGCCGCTCGGTTCTTGTTTGATGTAGGAACGGAACAGTCAGTCCCGAGATTACGTGAAGCAAGCCGGGATCGTGAATACGAAGTAGCCTTACAGGCGGAACTCGCCCTAACCCGTATCGAAAGTGGGGAAGAAGCACTAGGAACGGTCTGGCAACAAATGAATCGAATGATAGATGAAGGTTCATAA
- a CDS encoding alpha/beta fold hydrolase, with protein sequence MEKQTLVLLHGFTGGTDYFNRVEANLRHSFDVLPLSLPGHEGLDVGPDTIEGFAEWVMHDLKRRGIEKPIIVGHSFGGYITAAIVERYADQISGYGLVYSTAKADDEQAKQKRNQNITRVEEIGVREFVNGLVPSLFAEGADEFVVAEALEIGYMMTVEGAIRALSAMRDRRDMTRALTESKVKGVIIHGTKDQLISEESAFAPVNDHLLHRSTESGHMGMLETPDAFVAIIEEAFK encoded by the coding sequence ATGGAAAAACAAACACTTGTACTCCTACATGGATTTACAGGAGGAACAGATTATTTTAATCGAGTAGAAGCGAACTTACGACATTCTTTTGATGTTTTACCGTTAAGTTTACCGGGACATGAAGGACTCGATGTGGGACCAGATACGATCGAAGGTTTCGCCGAATGGGTCATGCATGATCTTAAGCGGCGTGGTATTGAAAAGCCAATCATCGTTGGTCATTCCTTTGGAGGATACATTACTGCGGCAATCGTGGAAAGGTATGCCGACCAAATCAGTGGGTACGGTCTCGTGTACTCGACGGCGAAAGCAGATGACGAACAAGCGAAACAAAAACGAAATCAAAACATCACGCGTGTCGAAGAAATCGGTGTACGAGAATTCGTCAATGGTCTTGTTCCATCCTTATTCGCGGAAGGGGCAGATGAATTTGTTGTCGCTGAAGCACTTGAGATTGGATATATGATGACAGTCGAAGGAGCTATCCGCGCGCTTTCGGCGATGCGAGACCGTCGAGATATGACAAGAGCGCTGACTGAATCAAAAGTCAAAGGTGTCATCATTCATGGTACGAAAGATCAATTGATTTCAGAAGAGAGTGCATTTGCACCAGTGAACGACCATCTCTTACATCGGTCAACAGAAAGTGGACACATGGGGATGCTTGAAACACCAGACGCATTCGTTGCGATCATCGAGGAAGCATTTAAGTGA
- a CDS encoding GNAT family N-acetyltransferase has product MWGLRKPFPELRTERFILRELENRDARELFKILSDDEVMYYYGSDPLVTVYEAKNVISYFKEQFTQGKAIRWAIADAQTNQLIGTIGFHNWLSQYHRAEIGFEVSQDHWQRGVASEAARAVLTYGFEEFALHRISALVAPENLASNALVQKLGFQAEGLLEDYAYSHGRFMDLTMYRMLASEWKG; this is encoded by the coding sequence ATGTGGGGCTTGCGAAAGCCATTCCCGGAATTGCGGACCGAGCGCTTCATATTACGTGAGCTTGAAAACCGCGATGCACGTGAATTGTTTAAAATCTTATCAGATGATGAAGTCATGTACTATTACGGATCGGATCCACTCGTGACGGTCTATGAAGCTAAAAATGTCATCAGTTACTTTAAGGAACAGTTCACGCAAGGTAAAGCGATTCGATGGGCGATTGCTGATGCACAAACAAATCAATTGATCGGAACAATCGGGTTTCATAACTGGCTCTCTCAATATCATCGGGCTGAAATTGGTTTTGAAGTTAGTCAAGATCATTGGCAACGTGGTGTAGCTTCAGAAGCGGCACGGGCTGTTTTGACGTATGGCTTTGAAGAATTTGCACTCCACCGGATCAGTGCTCTCGTTGCACCTGAGAATCTTGCTTCCAATGCATTAGTACAAAAATTAGGGTTTCAAGCTGAAGGGTTACTAGAAGATTATGCATACAGTCATGGTCGTTTCATGGATTTGACGATGTATCGTATGCTCGCATCTGAATGGAAGGGATGA
- the brnQ gene encoding branched-chain amino acid transport system II carrier protein, with product MFKTKDTFALGFMIFALFFGAGNLIFPPELGALAGSQFLPAILGFIVTGVGLPLLGLLAVASIGGGIKTLAAPLPRFIGAALTFALYVAIGPFFGIPRTSVVTYELGVVPFLGAPSQMTLIISSSLFFLATLYLVLRPGKLLEIIGRFITPLLLIALAALSISSIISPLSSVASPNEAYETTGQAFIQGFLQGYLTLDALGALVFGVVVLHTLKSRGVHERKAQFKVVTRAGIIAATALTLVYVGLGMIGRNTFAAIGKVDGPALLQHYANTAFGSIGLAVLGLAILLACLTTSVGLVTAFAEYMMTISNRVSLKAASIFTTALGLTVSIVGLQTLLSIAVPVLMFLYPIVIVLIALTFMRHLFRRKSVVYQSTLGVTIFFSFCSALNQLSLFPGNLKTFYQSLPLVDQSLEWLFPTLIAFGISSWFGHVSNASITQKRAS from the coding sequence ATGTTTAAGACAAAAGATACATTTGCTTTAGGATTTATGATTTTCGCTTTATTTTTCGGTGCAGGTAACCTGATCTTCCCGCCGGAACTTGGAGCGCTCGCAGGTTCACAGTTCCTTCCTGCCATCCTTGGTTTCATCGTAACGGGTGTCGGTCTTCCTCTACTCGGCTTACTTGCAGTTGCTTCTATCGGAGGTGGCATCAAAACACTTGCTGCACCACTTCCTCGTTTTATAGGTGCTGCATTGACGTTTGCACTCTATGTTGCGATTGGTCCTTTCTTCGGGATCCCACGAACATCGGTCGTCACGTATGAGCTCGGAGTCGTACCATTCCTTGGTGCTCCCTCACAAATGACGTTGATCATCTCATCGAGTCTCTTTTTCCTTGCTACACTTTATCTTGTACTACGACCAGGAAAATTACTTGAGATCATCGGGCGTTTCATCACACCATTATTACTGATTGCTCTTGCTGCATTAAGCATCAGTAGCATCATTTCGCCACTCTCGAGCGTCGCTTCACCAAACGAAGCATATGAGACGACTGGACAGGCATTCATTCAAGGATTCCTTCAAGGATACTTAACGCTTGATGCACTCGGCGCCTTAGTATTTGGTGTCGTCGTACTGCATACATTAAAAAGCCGAGGCGTTCATGAACGAAAAGCACAATTTAAAGTCGTCACTCGTGCCGGAATCATCGCTGCCACTGCTTTGACTCTCGTCTATGTCGGACTTGGAATGATCGGACGTAACACATTTGCCGCCATCGGAAAAGTTGATGGTCCAGCACTTCTTCAACATTATGCAAATACTGCCTTCGGCTCAATCGGTTTAGCTGTACTTGGTCTTGCAATTCTGCTTGCATGTTTGACGACATCAGTTGGTCTCGTCACCGCATTTGCAGAATATATGATGACGATTTCCAACCGTGTATCTTTAAAAGCGGCAAGTATCTTCACGACTGCTCTCGGTCTTACGGTATCCATCGTCGGATTGCAGACATTGTTATCTATCGCCGTTCCGGTATTAATGTTCCTTTATCCAATCGTCATCGTCTTGATTGCATTGACATTCATGCGTCATCTGTTCCGTCGTAAGTCGGTCGTTTATCAATCAACTCTTGGAGTAACGATTTTCTTCTCATTCTGTAGTGCGTTGAATCAACTTTCGCTTTTCCCGGGAAATCTTAAAACGTTCTATCAATCCTTACCTTTAGTGGATCAAAGTTTAGAATGGTTATTCCCAACACTCATCGCCTTCGGTATCAGTTCATGGTTTGGACACGTTTCCAATGCTTCTATCACACAAAAACGCGCTAGCTAG
- a CDS encoding DegV family protein, with product MDKIAWITDSMAFFEPGEAEKIGVHVIPTLLILNGESYREYVDISIEQLDQKMREDSHVSPTTSQPSFGDFVTLYEQLLEDGYDYGYAIHITSGLSGTYSSSVAAAEAVGFPLYAIDSYTGAANQQELVRIAQRLVAAGKGPDEVMSTLETFKHKSHFYLIIGNMETMRRSGRVSGSQFLLANMLNIKPIAQFNDEGRLVPFKKVRSIKKAFKEMVSEISSKVSAHGVYDRTLYVSHTLAHAAAEELRRLISTEHPELQVRITQFGPSILAHAGAETVGVYWFDEIPLPTT from the coding sequence ATGGATAAGATTGCTTGGATTACCGACAGCATGGCTTTTTTTGAGCCAGGAGAGGCTGAAAAAATCGGAGTCCATGTGATACCGACTTTACTCATCTTAAACGGAGAGTCTTACCGGGAGTATGTCGATATCTCGATTGAACAGCTTGATCAAAAAATGCGAGAAGATTCTCACGTTTCACCGACAACTTCTCAACCATCATTCGGTGACTTCGTAACCTTGTATGAACAATTGCTTGAAGATGGCTATGATTATGGGTATGCGATTCATATCACGAGTGGACTGAGCGGCACATATTCGAGTTCCGTCGCTGCAGCTGAAGCCGTTGGTTTCCCCTTATACGCGATTGATTCGTATACAGGTGCTGCGAATCAGCAAGAACTTGTCCGGATCGCCCAACGACTCGTTGCTGCTGGTAAAGGTCCAGATGAAGTCATGTCTACGCTTGAAACATTTAAGCACAAATCGCATTTTTATCTGATCATCGGAAATATGGAGACAATGCGACGGAGCGGACGTGTCTCAGGAAGTCAATTTTTACTAGCAAACATGCTCAATATCAAACCAATCGCTCAATTTAATGATGAAGGACGGCTTGTTCCATTTAAAAAAGTTCGTTCCATCAAAAAAGCTTTTAAAGAAATGGTTAGTGAAATCTCATCAAAAGTCAGTGCTCATGGTGTCTATGATCGGACACTTTATGTCAGTCACACTCTTGCTCATGCCGCTGCTGAAGAATTACGGCGCTTGATTTCTACAGAACATCCGGAGCTTCAAGTACGCATTACCCAATTTGGCCCTTCCATCTTGGCACATGCTGGCGCTGAGACGGTCGGTGTGTACTGGTTCGACGAGATTCCTTTACCGACAACTTGA